The following are from one region of the Petrotoga mobilis SJ95 genome:
- a CDS encoding glycosyltransferase produces MSIFFDDKILQNLPKKVKVVVGIPSYNNAETISFVSKTAAEGIVEYFDSDGIIVNADGGSKDGTKEVFMKTDTKSVPKIAYDYIGLPGKGSAMLSVIELAKNLDAEAIVFLDSDLKSVRPWWIERLTGPIMKGLSDYVTPYYVRHKYDGTITNQVCYPLVSSLFGQAIRQPIGGDFGVGKNMIDVYLKAASSVAKTEVARFGIDIWMTINAILNSNKKVYQAALGAKVHDPKDPGADLSPMFKQVVGTLFDIIVDSASKWKDIGSIEEAPIYGEIPQIAVEPININIENLKMQLLEGLKNEESKILANDHLGFIMEKKKVPLQIWVDILFNALIEYSKNKDKKLVESLVPLYFGRVADFAELTKDMNEVEAEKVIKDQINLFANKKDELIEKL; encoded by the coding sequence ATGTCAATATTTTTCGATGATAAAATTTTACAAAATTTACCAAAAAAGGTAAAAGTAGTTGTTGGTATTCCCAGCTATAATAATGCTGAAACGATTTCCTTTGTTTCTAAAACCGCTGCAGAAGGTATAGTTGAATATTTTGATTCAGATGGGATAATTGTTAACGCTGATGGGGGTTCAAAAGATGGAACAAAAGAAGTTTTTATGAAAACAGACACAAAAAGCGTCCCAAAAATCGCTTACGATTATATAGGTTTGCCAGGTAAAGGAAGTGCAATGCTTTCTGTCATAGAACTTGCTAAAAACTTAGACGCAGAAGCGATTGTATTTTTAGATTCTGATTTAAAAAGTGTTCGACCATGGTGGATTGAAAGATTAACTGGACCTATAATGAAGGGACTTTCCGATTATGTTACGCCTTATTATGTGAGGCACAAGTACGACGGTACGATCACAAACCAAGTATGTTATCCTTTGGTTTCTTCTTTATTTGGGCAAGCCATCAGGCAACCAATAGGGGGAGATTTCGGAGTAGGTAAAAATATGATAGATGTTTATTTGAAAGCTGCCTCAAGTGTTGCCAAAACAGAGGTTGCAAGGTTTGGGATAGATATTTGGATGACTATAAATGCCATACTCAACTCCAACAAGAAGGTTTATCAGGCTGCTTTAGGTGCAAAAGTTCACGATCCTAAAGATCCAGGGGCCGATTTATCCCCTATGTTTAAGCAGGTAGTTGGGACCTTATTCGATATTATTGTAGATAGCGCTTCCAAATGGAAAGATATCGGTTCTATTGAAGAAGCCCCAATATATGGTGAAATACCCCAAATTGCTGTTGAACCTATCAACATCAACATAGAAAATTTGAAAATGCAACTTTTAGAAGGTTTAAAAAACGAAGAATCCAAAATATTGGCAAATGATCATTTAGGATTCATAATGGAAAAGAAGAAAGTACCACTTCAAATCTGGGTGGATATCTTATTCAATGCATTAATAGAGTATTCAAAAAACAAAGACAAAAAGTTGGTGGAATCCTTAGTACCTCTCTATTTTGGGAGAGTAGCTGATTTCGCTGAATTGACAAAAGATATGAACGAAGTAGAAGCTGAAAAAGTTATCAAAGATCAAATAAATCTTTTTGCTAATAAAAAAGACGAATTGATAGAAAAGTTATAG
- the argF gene encoding ornithine carbamoyltransferase: MPINLRGRSLLTLKDFTPEEIKYLLELSKDLKAKKRMGIKGDLLKGKNIVLLFEKTSTRTRCAFEVAAFDEGANVTFLTNSQMGKKESIEDTARVLGRFYDGIEFRGFKQETVEILAKYSGVPVWNGLTDEDHPTQVLADFLTIMENFEKPLNKIKFVYVGDGRNNMANALMIGASKMGMDFVIISPKELFPSKELISEMETTANENGGKITITDKLDAVANADVIYTDVWISMGEESKVEERIKLLKPYQVNMDLIKKTNNPEVIFLHCLPSFHDTKTDMGYDIYQKYGLTEMEVTDEVFQSKYSKVFDEAENRMHTIKAVMVATLVG; encoded by the coding sequence ATGCCTATCAATTTAAGAGGAAGAAGCCTTTTAACGTTGAAAGATTTCACACCAGAAGAGATAAAGTATCTTTTGGAGCTTTCAAAAGATCTAAAAGCCAAAAAGCGAATGGGTATTAAGGGGGATTTGTTAAAGGGTAAGAACATAGTTTTGCTATTTGAAAAAACATCAACAAGAACAAGATGCGCCTTTGAAGTAGCTGCTTTCGATGAAGGGGCAAACGTTACATTTCTAACTAACAGTCAAATGGGAAAGAAAGAGTCAATAGAAGATACGGCAAGAGTTTTAGGAAGATTTTACGATGGTATAGAATTTAGAGGCTTCAAGCAAGAAACGGTAGAAATTTTAGCAAAATATTCAGGTGTTCCCGTGTGGAATGGTTTAACAGATGAAGATCATCCCACCCAAGTTTTGGCAGATTTCTTAACTATTATGGAAAATTTTGAAAAACCTCTTAATAAGATCAAGTTTGTGTACGTTGGTGATGGAAGAAACAATATGGCAAACGCCCTCATGATTGGTGCCTCTAAAATGGGTATGGATTTTGTAATTATTTCTCCAAAAGAACTTTTCCCAAGTAAAGAACTGATAAGTGAAATGGAAACGACAGCTAACGAAAACGGTGGAAAAATTACCATCACAGACAAACTTGATGCCGTTGCTAATGCAGATGTAATTTATACTGATGTCTGGATTTCTATGGGAGAAGAAAGTAAAGTTGAAGAGAGGATCAAATTACTTAAACCTTACCAAGTAAATATGGATTTGATAAAAAAGACAAACAATCCTGAAGTTATTTTCCTTCATTGTTTGCCTTCTTTTCACGACACAAAAACCGATATGGGATACGATATTTATCAGAAATACGGCCTTACAGAAATGGAAGTTACGGATGAAGTGTTTCAAAGTAAGTACTCAAAAGTTTTTGATGAAGCAGAAAATAGAATGCATACCATAAAAGCAGTTATGGTAGCAACGTTGGTAGGTTGA
- a CDS encoding phenylacetate--CoA ligase family protein: MSFLTTVHYYYSLRKNLNYSRKKILALREKKFRKLLKYAYKKIPFYKDFYTSNGIKESMLEEIPIYELPTINKNLMVANFDKFFKDNQITKNKVEDFLKNNPNPTSLLFNKYHVIHSSGSTGTVGYYLYSEREWDFIKAISTRMFSNFTLKRKKYVFIGAVDGHYAAISLFFSPLNQPEKFFYKGYMVMDINKPIKSYLKDLNDFQPDNLTGYPFGIRSLAQFQNEGILNIHPEVIVCGGEPLLKNVKQFLKDVWKDTEIVDSYATSESLAMGVSREDLKGMYIYDDAVYLEIQEDKTILTNLYNYTQPIIRYELTDILKKSKDNKGKWPFTKIEQITGRNELIPFFINENGEKDFIHPIVIAEFFVKGVAKFQFVQKDQSSFVFKIVVSQKERLDEIVKEVRNKLNDILEKKKMQNVNFDVKIVEDIKPDEKTGKYKLIVI, from the coding sequence ATGAGTTTTCTAACAACTGTACACTATTATTATTCTCTACGAAAAAATCTTAATTATTCAAGAAAAAAGATATTAGCATTAAGGGAAAAGAAATTTAGAAAGCTATTAAAGTACGCATATAAAAAAATACCGTTTTATAAAGATTTTTATACTTCTAACGGGATAAAAGAAAGCATGCTGGAAGAGATCCCCATATACGAATTACCAACGATCAATAAAAATCTTATGGTTGCTAATTTTGATAAGTTCTTTAAAGATAACCAAATTACTAAAAACAAAGTTGAAGATTTTTTAAAAAATAACCCGAATCCAACTTCTTTGCTTTTTAACAAGTATCATGTGATACACAGTTCTGGATCAACAGGCACGGTAGGATATTATTTATATAGTGAAAGAGAATGGGATTTCATAAAAGCTATTTCAACAAGGATGTTTTCAAATTTTACTCTCAAAAGAAAGAAATATGTCTTTATAGGCGCAGTTGATGGACATTATGCTGCCATAAGTTTGTTCTTTTCTCCACTAAATCAACCTGAGAAGTTTTTCTATAAAGGTTATATGGTAATGGATATAAACAAACCTATCAAATCTTACTTAAAAGACCTAAACGATTTTCAACCTGATAATCTCACAGGGTATCCCTTTGGTATTAGATCTTTGGCACAGTTTCAAAATGAAGGCATTTTGAATATTCACCCAGAAGTAATAGTTTGTGGCGGAGAGCCTTTATTAAAAAATGTAAAACAGTTTTTAAAAGATGTTTGGAAAGATACTGAAATAGTAGATAGTTATGCAACATCTGAGTCTTTGGCGATGGGTGTTTCTAGGGAAGATTTAAAAGGTATGTACATATACGATGATGCGGTTTATCTTGAAATTCAAGAGGATAAAACAATTTTGACGAACTTGTACAATTACACTCAACCTATAATAAGGTATGAATTAACAGATATCCTTAAAAAATCAAAAGATAACAAAGGGAAATGGCCCTTTACAAAGATCGAACAAATTACGGGAAGAAACGAGTTAATTCCTTTTTTTATTAACGAAAACGGTGAAAAAGATTTCATTCACCCCATAGTAATTGCTGAATTTTTTGTTAAAGGAGTGGCTAAGTTTCAATTTGTTCAAAAAGATCAATCATCTTTTGTCTTTAAAATAGTCGTTTCACAAAAAGAGCGTTTAGATGAAATTGTAAAAGAAGTTAGAAACAAACTTAACGATATTTTAGAAAAGAAAAAAATGCAAAACGTCAATTTTGATGTAAAAATCGTGGAAGATATCAAGCCAGATGAAAAAACCGGAAAATATAAATTAATTGTAATTTAG
- a CDS encoding carbohydrate ABC transporter permease, with amino-acid sequence MQRFRDLSPLKKKEATFGWKLVSPAVILIGLFIMYPVLYNIYLSFFEVSLTPGAPNKFVGFQNYRELLTDPTFWNSFGITILYVLITVVGSILVGLGVALLMNKEFPGRGIVRALILFPYVAPVISTVFAWQYVLMPLNGPLTILLSNLGIMDVTKDLVNDPNNAFIVVSFYSIWKNFPFIYLMILSRLQSIPQDYYEAADIDGANGWQKFHHITLPELYYVIGSLVLLRGIWNFYKFEEVYLLSKEARTLPIYLYEKAFTGLPELGVAAAIATVLFVVMMVLISIYVRKVLKW; translated from the coding sequence ATGCAACGATTTCGAGATTTATCTCCTTTAAAGAAGAAAGAAGCAACCTTTGGATGGAAGTTAGTATCACCTGCGGTTATTTTGATAGGTCTTTTTATTATGTATCCAGTTTTATACAATATTTACTTGAGTTTTTTTGAAGTATCTTTGACACCCGGAGCACCAAACAAGTTTGTGGGTTTTCAAAATTATAGAGAACTGTTAACCGATCCTACCTTTTGGAATTCCTTTGGTATAACTATTTTGTATGTTTTGATTACTGTCGTTGGAAGTATTTTAGTTGGTTTAGGGGTTGCTTTGCTTATGAATAAAGAATTTCCCGGCAGAGGTATAGTCAGAGCCCTTATACTGTTTCCATATGTTGCACCGGTTATTTCAACTGTTTTTGCATGGCAATATGTTTTAATGCCTTTAAATGGTCCTTTAACAATACTTTTAAGTAATTTAGGTATCATGGATGTGACAAAAGACCTAGTTAATGATCCAAATAACGCCTTCATAGTTGTTTCATTTTATAGTATTTGGAAGAATTTTCCTTTTATTTATTTGATGATTTTATCGAGGTTACAATCAATACCTCAAGATTATTATGAGGCAGCTGATATTGATGGTGCCAATGGTTGGCAAAAATTCCATCATATAACTTTACCTGAATTATATTATGTAATAGGCTCTTTAGTTCTTTTGAGAGGAATATGGAATTTTTACAAATTTGAAGAGGTATATTTGTTGTCTAAAGAGGCTAGGACTCTGCCTATATACCTATATGAAAAAGCCTTCACAGGCTTGCCAGAACTTGGAGTTGCAGCGGCGATAGCAACTGTCCTCTTTGTAGTTATGATGGTGCTCATATCCATCTATGTGAGGAAGGTGTTAAAATGGTAG
- a CDS encoding MurR/RpiR family transcriptional regulator — MVTSKIKGIYNSLTNKEKQAAQYIIERPGDVIHYSITELSNWAGTSETTIYRVLKKVGYSGYQKFKLELARELSTPTLDSKESKDLFDMIYNRTVNALTDILRQVDRDKITHASEIIMNSKKLLFYAVGRSFPIALDASLKFAALGFASTAYSDPHMQVIVASNLEKDDVVIAISHSGVIRDTYKSAQVAKEAGAFTIGMTAGVNSPLSKIVNLVLYTSAEMPQESEFTVSRIGEMFMVELLYNSVASKMSLKNKESRISQAMKTKKFN; from the coding sequence TTGGTAACTTCCAAAATCAAAGGGATATACAATTCTTTAACTAATAAAGAAAAGCAGGCAGCTCAGTATATAATCGAAAGGCCTGGCGATGTAATACACTACAGCATCACAGAATTATCCAATTGGGCCGGAACTAGTGAAACTACTATATACAGAGTTTTAAAAAAGGTTGGTTACTCGGGATATCAAAAATTTAAGTTGGAATTGGCAAGGGAATTGAGCACCCCTACACTTGACTCAAAAGAGTCAAAAGATCTTTTTGATATGATTTACAATAGGACTGTAAACGCCTTGACCGATATTCTAAGGCAAGTGGATAGAGATAAAATTACTCATGCCTCCGAAATAATTATGAACAGTAAAAAACTACTATTCTATGCGGTAGGAAGATCTTTTCCTATTGCTTTAGATGCTTCTTTGAAGTTTGCTGCCTTAGGATTTGCCTCCACTGCATATTCTGATCCACATATGCAAGTTATCGTGGCTTCCAATCTTGAAAAAGATGACGTAGTAATTGCTATCAGTCATTCTGGAGTTATCAGAGATACTTATAAATCCGCCCAAGTAGCCAAGGAAGCTGGTGCTTTCACCATAGGCATGACTGCAGGGGTTAACTCACCTTTATCAAAAATAGTTAATCTAGTTTTATATACCTCAGCTGAAATGCCTCAAGAAAGCGAATTTACCGTTAGCAGAATCGGAGAAATGTTCATGGTGGAACTTTTGTACAATTCAGTTGCTTCTAAGATGTCCCTCAAAAACAAAGAAAGTAGAATAAGTCAAGCGATGAAGACAAAAAAATTCAATTAA
- a CDS encoding ABC transporter substrate-binding protein, producing MVKKLTVVILAVLVSAMVFTQTITFWHTQVETDRQQRIRALAQIFEAQTGIKVNLVPIEENEILEQIPRAVQAGTLPDVVEGGISPILLLGSQGFMDTELNAKIIEDFGDVYDGVSRLMQAPDGGYYGVPFHAWVQGIWYKANLFEERDLGAPTSWYNILTAAKALNDPANGFYGIILPKKADAYTEQVFSQIALSNGARPIDKDGNILFNTPEMIESFRFYKELGKYSRPGFTAVPEALNGYLNNEAAMVFYSTYIMDDIAVEEVQKQRVEQFDPKLVENTGFANFMVNIRPSSFGEVVGLGILNTSENKNAAEQWVKFLMSGSNYIYWLHMAPGGMNPTRSSIAQMDEFLDNPVLERYGKDQITTIISALDTVERFEFMEGEIIEEMSILSGNFVIGRAINRMFANDWTPQQTAQWAQEEAERLLSD from the coding sequence ATGGTGAAGAAACTTACAGTGGTTATTTTAGCAGTGTTGGTTAGTGCGATGGTGTTCACTCAAACGATTACGTTTTGGCACACTCAGGTAGAAACAGATAGGCAACAAAGGATAAGAGCCTTAGCACAGATTTTTGAAGCACAAACTGGTATAAAGGTAAACTTAGTCCCTATTGAGGAAAATGAGATCTTAGAACAGATTCCAAGAGCAGTTCAAGCTGGAACTTTACCAGACGTTGTAGAAGGCGGTATCTCTCCTATACTCTTGCTGGGGAGCCAGGGCTTTATGGATACAGAACTGAATGCAAAAATTATCGAAGATTTTGGTGATGTTTATGACGGTGTTTCAAGATTGATGCAGGCACCAGATGGAGGATATTATGGTGTACCTTTCCATGCTTGGGTTCAAGGGATTTGGTATAAGGCGAATTTGTTTGAAGAAAGAGACCTAGGAGCTCCAACATCTTGGTACAATATACTTACAGCTGCAAAAGCATTAAACGATCCTGCTAATGGTTTCTACGGTATAATATTGCCTAAGAAAGCTGACGCTTATACTGAACAGGTATTTTCACAAATTGCTCTATCAAATGGTGCAAGACCAATTGATAAAGACGGAAATATTCTTTTTAATACTCCCGAGATGATCGAATCATTTAGATTTTATAAAGAACTGGGCAAATACTCCAGACCTGGTTTTACTGCTGTTCCAGAAGCATTGAATGGTTATTTGAACAATGAAGCCGCTATGGTATTCTATTCCACTTATATAATGGACGATATTGCGGTGGAAGAGGTACAAAAACAAAGAGTGGAACAGTTTGATCCTAAACTTGTTGAGAATACAGGTTTTGCAAATTTTATGGTTAACATAAGACCTTCTTCATTTGGGGAAGTCGTTGGATTGGGTATACTTAACACGTCCGAAAATAAAAATGCGGCAGAACAGTGGGTAAAATTTCTTATGAGTGGCAGCAATTATATTTACTGGTTACACATGGCACCTGGCGGAATGAATCCAACCAGAAGTTCTATAGCACAGATGGACGAATTTTTAGATAATCCTGTTTTAGAAAGATATGGGAAAGATCAAATAACTACTATTATTTCTGCCTTAGATACTGTAGAAAGATTTGAGTTCATGGAAGGAGAAATCATTGAAGAAATGAGTATCCTGTCTGGTAACTTTGTAATTGGTAGAGCAATCAACAGGATGTTTGCTAACGATTGGACACCACAGCAAACCGCTCAATGGGCACAAGAAGAAGCGGAAAGATTGCTAAGTGATTAA
- a CDS encoding carbohydrate ABC transporter permease: MVVRKRSFIKTFLFWFFIALVVIFVAYPFAYMVSVSFRYDSDAFDPGLIPENPTLTQYAQLLGFQESIRQQMSEEEQQLMKLLESLPEEQREQVLQNIQSSRRRESFPFLRWFGNSLLLAGLSALTSLIIGIFGAYSFSRVWYPGRTLVQRGVLLVYLVGGVILSVPLYDLFVRIGLTNSGGTSMFALYIIYIIQTLPVSMYMLGNYFRTIPESIEEAALIDGSTRIGTIMRIIIPLSMPAIITVFIYAFMIGWNEYLFASIFIRPYPSAYTLPVGLREIFFSEHAVWAKMMAASVLTAVPVIVLFMTVEKYLTAGLTAGGVKE, encoded by the coding sequence ATGGTAGTAAGAAAAAGATCTTTCATAAAAACATTTTTATTTTGGTTTTTTATAGCTTTAGTTGTAATATTTGTTGCCTATCCTTTTGCATATATGGTTTCGGTTTCCTTCAGGTATGATTCCGACGCATTTGATCCAGGATTGATTCCTGAGAATCCAACATTGACACAGTATGCTCAACTATTAGGATTTCAGGAGTCAATTAGGCAACAGATGAGTGAAGAAGAGCAACAACTCATGAAACTATTAGAATCTCTTCCAGAAGAACAAAGAGAGCAAGTTCTTCAGAATATACAATCATCAAGAAGGCGTGAATCATTTCCTTTTTTAAGGTGGTTTGGTAATAGTTTATTATTGGCTGGATTAAGCGCTTTGACAAGTTTGATAATAGGTATATTTGGTGCCTATTCTTTCAGCAGAGTTTGGTATCCTGGAAGAACTCTTGTTCAAAGAGGGGTATTGCTGGTATACCTAGTCGGTGGAGTGATATTATCTGTTCCTTTGTATGATTTGTTTGTAAGAATAGGATTAACTAATTCAGGAGGAACCTCAATGTTTGCTTTGTATATAATATATATAATTCAGACGTTGCCTGTTTCGATGTACATGCTTGGTAATTATTTCAGAACGATTCCTGAATCAATTGAAGAAGCCGCCTTAATTGATGGTAGTACAAGAATTGGAACTATTATGAGGATAATTATTCCTCTATCAATGCCGGCTATAATAACAGTTTTCATATATGCCTTTATGATAGGATGGAATGAGTATCTGTTTGCTTCTATTTTCATAAGGCCTTATCCTTCAGCTTATACGCTGCCCGTAGGTTTGAGGGAGATTTTCTTTTCTGAACATGCCGTATGGGCTAAAATGATGGCAGCTTCAGTATTGACGGCCGTTCCAGTCATTGTATTGTTTATGACCGTAGAAAAATATCTAACAGCAGGTTTAACTGCTGGTGGAGTCAAAGAATAA
- the arcC gene encoding carbamate kinase: protein MAEKLAIVAIGGNALSQPKESPTAENMLKNLENTAKCLVELVKKNYKIVITHGNGPQVGNILVQQDIAKEVIPPFPLDVNGAMTQGYIGYMISQMLKNVLTAEHIEKDVSSIVTQVLVDKNDPAFNNPSKPIGPFYTEEEANTFIKEKGWSMVEDAGRGWRRVVPSPEPLEIIEIRAIKQLVRDNNITIAAGGGGIPVVKEENKLKGVEGVIDKDRASALLAIELDADEFIILTAVEKVFINFNKPNQQAISSMTVNQAIQYMKEGHFSKGSMLPKIEACTNFVLKTGRSALITDLTKLVDALEGKTGTIITK, encoded by the coding sequence ATGGCTGAAAAACTTGCAATTGTAGCAATAGGAGGAAATGCCTTATCCCAACCAAAAGAATCTCCAACCGCTGAAAATATGCTAAAAAACTTAGAGAACACGGCAAAATGCCTAGTTGAGCTAGTAAAAAAAAATTATAAAATAGTTATAACTCACGGAAATGGCCCTCAAGTAGGAAACATTCTAGTTCAACAAGATATAGCCAAAGAGGTCATTCCTCCATTTCCTTTAGATGTTAACGGGGCTATGACTCAGGGATATATAGGATACATGATTTCCCAAATGTTAAAAAATGTTTTAACAGCAGAACATATTGAAAAAGATGTTTCAAGTATCGTTACCCAAGTACTTGTTGATAAGAATGATCCAGCCTTTAACAACCCTTCAAAACCTATTGGACCCTTTTACACCGAAGAAGAAGCTAACACTTTCATTAAAGAAAAAGGATGGAGCATGGTAGAAGACGCCGGAAGAGGTTGGCGAAGGGTAGTACCTTCTCCAGAACCGTTAGAGATTATAGAAATAAGAGCTATTAAACAATTGGTAAGGGACAACAATATAACCATAGCAGCGGGTGGTGGGGGTATCCCAGTAGTAAAAGAAGAGAACAAATTAAAAGGCGTGGAAGGTGTTATAGACAAGGATAGAGCCTCTGCTTTGTTAGCTATAGAATTGGACGCCGATGAGTTCATAATTCTAACCGCTGTAGAAAAGGTATTTATAAATTTCAATAAACCCAATCAACAAGCTATATCTTCAATGACTGTGAACCAAGCAATACAATATATGAAAGAAGGGCATTTCTCAAAAGGGAGTATGTTGCCGAAGATAGAGGCATGCACAAATTTTGTTCTCAAGACTGGAAGATCAGCTTTAATTACAGATTTAACGAAATTGGTTGATGCTTTGGAAGGAAAAACGGGAACTATTATAACTAAATAA
- a CDS encoding macro domain-containing protein, producing MNKIIKQLKVNNVEIKLVSGDITTEETDAIVNAANSHLQHGGGVAGAISRKGGPGIQKESNEYIQKYGKVETGNVAVTSGGKLKCKYIIHAVGPIWRRGSQQEEKLLYDAVFNALKKAEELKLNSIALPAISAGIYGYPIEKAVLVYKKAVYDFINSNPQFVKEIRFVIYDEAHLDYFLKEF from the coding sequence ATGAACAAAATTATAAAACAACTAAAAGTCAACAACGTTGAAATTAAATTGGTATCCGGTGATATAACTACCGAAGAAACAGATGCTATTGTAAATGCTGCTAATTCGCATTTGCAACATGGTGGTGGAGTGGCTGGAGCAATATCCAGAAAAGGAGGACCAGGTATTCAAAAAGAATCGAACGAATATATCCAAAAATACGGTAAAGTCGAAACGGGAAATGTTGCAGTTACATCTGGAGGAAAGTTAAAATGTAAATACATAATCCATGCAGTTGGACCTATTTGGAGGAGAGGCAGTCAACAAGAAGAAAAGTTATTGTATGATGCAGTTTTCAATGCTTTGAAAAAAGCAGAAGAATTAAAATTGAATTCAATAGCCTTACCTGCTATAAGTGCAGGTATATACGGTTATCCAATAGAAAAAGCGGTTCTCGTTTACAAAAAAGCAGTCTATGATTTTATTAATTCCAATCCACAATTTGTAAAAGAAATCAGATTTGTAATATATGACGAAGCCCATTTAGATTATTTTTTGAAAGAATTTTGA